ATAATTGCCAGAAATTTGATTCAGATATGCAAGTTTAAGTGACAGAAGTAGGGCTATTTAACTTTACGATACCATTGCACCAATGATCCCACTGCTTGATAAAGCCCCGAACAGCAACAGACGATGGATAAAAgccatttttttatcttttcgcTCTCCAAATTCCAGTAGTGATGTTAAACTCTTCAAGGAATCGTTCTTTTGAGTCGAATCTTCTATATGAATCACTTAACAGAACGGATCATGGCGTAAACACCTGACTGAACCGTTTTTTGCTAACATTATGATTCGTAATGACacattacataaatacattaataaaatgtaatcaatcaGTCAAGCCCCATAATAACAGCAATATGTGTCTTCATGCTTTATTTGAAGGTTTTAGAGCATCGTAATATGCTGTAAATATTAGGATGATAGAAACGACAAAGGAATCACTGAATCGTTTTATGAATCGATTCTTTGAATcgaactgttcaaaagaacccATTCGCTCAAATCACACGCACTTCCCACATGACGTTGCATATAATCGGACCTTTTCTAGAACGTTACACAACCTTTTCCCATTCCTTGATTGTTTACAACGCAAAATCAATACCAAAATAATCTATAAGATTATTTGTAATTTACAAACCACctattttaaaattgcatttattttaacctGTATAAAAATAACACACTGTATTGCTTGAAAGTGAATAGTAAAAgcttatacatttacatttatacataaaaaaacaacaatgtatTGTTTTGTACATACGAAATCAAAGTGCGCGTTGTGGCGTAACGTCTGACGTCATAGGCACGCGTCGGCAGAAACGGGATACAAACGCAAACGTGGAGTGAAAGGATCGAACAAGCGTGATATATTTGTGTTAATCCCGTTTTTGGCGCGATATGGATGATGAGGAAGAGACTTACAGACTATGGAAAATTAGAAAAACTATCATGCAGGTAAATTAAGGCCTTATAACTTTAAAGTGTTATCCGTGTTGCGTAGACACATATTATTGTGACGCTTATTCGGATCCTCTTGAGTTTCACTATATGCGATCTCCCAAAATACAGCACGCATCCAACTACCGTAACAGAAATATTTGACGTCCTTGTCTAACTTTGTATTTCAGCTTTGCCACGATCGTGGTTATTTGGTGACGCAGGACGAGCTGGACCAGACTCTAGATGAGTTCAGAAGCCAGTTTGGAGACAAACCCAGCGAAGGTCGACCACGACGAACCGATCTCACGGTCCTGGTGGCCCACAACGACGATCCCACCGACCAGATGTTCGTGTTCTTCCCTGGTGTGTGAACTCACCCAGAAACACACTGTTGAGCAACGATTGTTTAAGTTTGAACTGTTGTATCAAATCTAACCATTATTTTGCTTTCAGAGGAACCAAAGGTTGGCATCAAAACCATAAAGATGTATTGCCAGCGTATGCAAGAAGAAAACATCACCCGGGCCATCATTGTAGTCCAGATGGGCATGACGCCCTCCGCCAAACAGGTGATGCAGGCACAAACACCTACATTTAGATCTCAATTAACTACTAAAGcatttacataatgtgtgtggtCTCTCATATTTCAGTCTCTGGTAGACATGGCTCCAAAGTACATACTTGAGCAATTTCTTCAGCAGGAACTTCTGATCAACATTACCGAACACGAGGTGAGGAGGCTGCTTTTAAAGCAGACCATTTAAACGATTTAATGGCCATTCACATAACaagatagcacacatacatcacaGAGATGTCTAAGtgatgtctgcatttacatcatcaagaatttttttttttttaagagtgtttgctcatctccAATACATTTCTTTCCTATCAGATGTCCTAGatgtttagaagatgtctttTAAGATGTTAATGGATATTTAGAATGTATGTTAAACTGACATTTTAAAGACATCTATCAGATGTCTAACATTTGTTTCCAGATGAAGCGatttttaacagacatcttgcatgtatgtgtgctatctgggtatattaagtgaaaagtgaaagtgacgtgacatgtggccaagtatggtgacccatactctgaattagtgctctgcatttacccattca
This DNA window, taken from Carassius auratus strain Wakin chromosome 47, ASM336829v1, whole genome shotgun sequence, encodes the following:
- the LOC113064885 gene encoding DNA-directed RNA polymerases I, II, and III subunit RPABC1-like; the encoded protein is MDDEEETYRLWKIRKTIMQLCHDRGYLVTQDELDQTLDEFRSQFGDKPSEGRPRRTDLTVLVAHNDDPTDQMFVFFPEEPKVGIKTIKMYCQRMQEENITRAIIVVQMGMTPSAKQSLVDMAPKYILEQFLQQELLINITEHELVPEHIVMTKEEVTELLARYKLKESQLPRIQAGDPVARYFGLKRGQVVKIIRPSETAGRYITYRLVQ